One genomic window of Eptesicus fuscus isolate TK198812 chromosome 6, DD_ASM_mEF_20220401, whole genome shotgun sequence includes the following:
- the PNOC gene encoding prepronociceptin — MKTLLCDLLLLSLFSSVSSSCQKDCLTCREKLRPALDSFDLEVCILECEGKVLPSPLWTPCTKIIARGPWQLSPADPEHLAAALYQPGASEMHLKRMPRVRSLVEAQKETEPGMDEAGKEQKQLQKRFGGFTGARKSARKLANQKRFSEFMRQYLVLSLQSSQRRRTLNRNGNV, encoded by the exons ATGAAAACCCTGCTCTGTGACCTCCTGCTGCTCAGCCTCTTCTCCAGCGTGTCCAGCAGCTGTCAGAAGGACTGTCTGACCTGCAGGGAGAAGCTCCGCCCAGCGCTCGACAGCTTCGACCTCGAG GTGTGCATCCTCGAGTGTGAAGGGAAGGTCTTGCCCAGCCCTCTCTGGACTCCATGCACCAAGATCATTGCTAGGGGCCCCTGGCAGCTCAGCCCTGCTGACCCAGAGCACCTGGCAGCTGCTCTTTACCAGCCAGGAGCCTCCGAGATGCATCTGAAGCGAATGCCCCGTGTCAGGAGCCTTGTCGAAGCGCAGAAAGAGACAGAGCCTGGCATGGATGAGGCTGGAAAGGAGCAGAAGCAGCTGCAGAAGAGGTTTGGGGGCTTCACCGGGGCCCGGAAGTCGGCCCGGAAGTTGGCCAACCAGAAGCGGTTCAGTGAGTTCATGAGGCAGTACCTGGTCCTGAGCCTGCAGTCCAGCCAGCGCCGGCGCACCCTGAACCGGAATGGTAATGTGTAG